Within the bacterium genome, the region CTGCAACTAACCCCCAACGAAATCGGGACATAAGTCGCTTTTCTAGTGTGGATATCTCTTGGGGGGGGCGATCGCTGGAAACCACAATTTGTTTATGGGCATCATAAAGTTCGTTGAATGTGTGGAAAAATTCTGCTTCGGTGCTTTCTTTTCCGGCAATAAACTGGATGTCATCAATAAGAAGCACACTCAAAGAGCGATAATTCTTCCGAAACTTTTCTGTTGTTCTGTTTTGTATTGCATTTATCAGCTGATTGGTAAATTTCTCGCTGGAAATATATTGAACATTTTTACCTCCGAGTTTTAGGGTAAGCTCGTTACCTATTGCCTGCATTAGATGCGTTTTCCCTAAACCTACGCCGCCATAGATAAAGAAGGGGTTATATGCTTTGCCGGGAGAATGGGCCACAGCTATTGCGGCGGCATGAGCAAACTGGTTTCCTCCCCCGACAACGAATTTATCAAAAGTGTAGTTGGGGTTTAATCGCGGCGAAAAACCCGCGTTGGGTCTATCAAAAAGCGATGGACCTTGTTTTTTGATTTTTGGGCTTCCCTTAACTTCGCGGCGTATAGAAAAATCTATTTTTATTTTCTGATCTGCGACAGAAGACAACCCTTTATCTATTATTTCCTTATAATTTTTATTAATCCAGTCGGCGAACAATTGGGAAGGAGCCTCAATGTTAAGAATATTTTTGTCAGACGAAATAAAATTAAGCGGTTTAAACCACATATTAAAACTTTTTTCGTCAACTTGGTCTTTTATTGCCAGTAAAGCCTTATCCCAGACGCTGATTTCTTTAGATAAACTCATTTCAACCCTTTTTTATTCACAGGTTATCCACACAAAAGAACGACTTATTAAGAGGTGGCGGTGTAAGCGTATACGCAAAACAAGAAAGCCTTCGGCGGGCTGGTTTTGTTTTTCTCTTGGTAGGGAAAAACCCTAAAAAGCGATTTACCACCAACAACTTGTCCACAATAATTTCTTTCCTTTTTAAGCACATCGTTTTATCCGACTTTTTAAAAAAGAATACTTTTAATAGGTAGCCAGCAAGGCCTCTTTCCGCTATTTTACTCTAATGACAATAAGTTTTCAAGTGGGGGAAGATTAATCCTCTGCTCTACGCCTATCGGTTTTTAAAAAGCGATAGGCGTAGTAAGCGGATAAAAAAACACCCAATTTAATAACTCCAATTCTCTAAGTCGACAGGTTTTACTGCTTTAATTTTTTCACCGAGAAATGTTCGGGCTAATCTAGAAAACTTATTAGGGTCATCGCTTACATAAAAACGATAATCGGGCGTAGAAATACCATTATTAATTAGCGATTTTTGGTTAAGAAGCTTTTTTAAGTAAAGAGCCGTTTCTATGGAAGCGTCTATAAGAAAGACTTTTGGCCCAAGCTCTCGGCGAAAAAGCTGTTTTATA harbors:
- the dnaA gene encoding chromosomal replication initiator protein DnaA, producing the protein MSLSKEISVWDKALLAIKDQVDEKSFNMWFKPLNFISSDKNILNIEAPSQLFADWINKNYKEIIDKGLSSVADQKIKIDFSIRREVKGSPKIKKQGPSLFDRPNAGFSPRLNPNYTFDKFVVGGGNQFAHAAAIAVAHSPGKAYNPFFIYGGVGLGKTHLMQAIGNELTLKLGGKNVQYISSEKFTNQLINAIQNRTTEKFRKNYRSLSVLLIDDIQFIAGKESTEAEFFHTFNELYDAHKQIVVSSDRPPQEISTLEKRLMSRFRWGLVADIQPADFETRMAILQKKALFYGYNVPEDVLSYICSGITANIRELEGALIRVVAYSSLNGKSLNLEVVKELLKDLITVNDTKKTITIDLIKEEVSKVFNVKVSEMNSKKRDRLIVYPRQVAMYLVRELTDFSLPGIGYNFGGRDHTTVMHACNVIKTRKKADKNLDQMINQIIQNLKC